Proteins encoded within one genomic window of Kibdelosporangium phytohabitans:
- a CDS encoding anti-sigma factor family protein, giving the protein MVHASAHVDIAAYILGALDEPDNTAFEEHLLDCPKCQLDLVELQDVPDLLDKVKHDAPALLVPVPGPQVLSSLLEEATRSRLQRRRRQWFAAAAASFLIVAAPVVTIIATSGDPAPVVASPPVGLKMDPPPSTEQPQTLNGVGGEMDANVTMLTQDWGTQVTIELRGAIGPRKCELVAVSNRGETETVTNWSLPPGGRNEPLKLSGGTSFAPGDIARLEVRDDKGQVLLSVKS; this is encoded by the coding sequence ATGGTTCACGCGTCAGCGCACGTCGACATAGCCGCGTACATTCTCGGCGCGCTCGACGAACCCGACAACACGGCGTTCGAGGAGCATCTGCTCGACTGCCCCAAGTGCCAGCTGGACCTGGTCGAGCTGCAGGACGTGCCCGACCTGTTGGACAAGGTCAAACACGACGCGCCCGCGCTGCTCGTGCCCGTCCCCGGCCCGCAGGTGTTGTCGTCCCTGCTGGAAGAGGCCACCAGGTCGCGCCTGCAGCGCCGCCGCAGGCAGTGGTTCGCCGCCGCGGCCGCGTCGTTCCTGATCGTCGCGGCGCCGGTGGTGACGATCATCGCCACCAGCGGCGATCCGGCGCCCGTGGTGGCCAGCCCGCCGGTGGGCCTGAAGATGGACCCGCCGCCGTCGACCGAGCAGCCGCAGACCCTCAACGGTGTCGGCGGCGAGATGGACGCCAACGTCACCATGCTGACCCAGGACTGGGGTACGCAGGTGACCATCGAACTGCGTGGCGCGATCGGGCCGCGAAAGTGCGAGCTGGTGGCCGTGTCGAACCGCGGTGAGACGGAGACCGTGACCAACTGGTCGCTGCCGCCGGGCGGTCGCAACGAGCCGCTCAAGCTCAGCGGTGGCACGTCGTTCGCGCCGGGTGACATCGCTCGTCTCGAGGTCAGGGATGACAAGGGCCAGGTGCTCTTGTCGGTCAAGAGCTGA
- a CDS encoding sigma-70 family RNA polymerase sigma factor gives MLGDELRRHGHTEEDLATALYRDFGTPLMAFALKLTGNDRHWAEDVVQETLIRAWRNAEKLDRSPDMLRAWLYTVARRIVIDGRRSRKARPQEVEEPDANSVGVPDESDRTLSAMVVYDALRVLSEEQREAIMQTYLRDRTVNDVAETLGVPPGTVKSRLYHAVRALRRALRDRG, from the coding sequence CTGTTGGGTGACGAGCTGCGTCGTCATGGACACACCGAGGAAGACCTGGCGACAGCGCTGTACCGGGACTTCGGCACTCCATTGATGGCGTTCGCCCTCAAACTGACCGGCAACGACCGGCACTGGGCCGAGGACGTGGTCCAGGAAACGCTGATCCGCGCTTGGCGCAACGCCGAGAAGCTGGACCGCAGCCCGGACATGCTGCGTGCCTGGCTGTACACGGTCGCCCGGCGCATCGTCATCGACGGCAGGCGCAGTCGCAAGGCCCGGCCGCAGGAGGTCGAGGAGCCGGACGCGAACTCCGTGGGCGTACCAGACGAATCGGACCGTACTCTCAGTGCGATGGTTGTCTACGACGCGTTGCGGGTGTTGTCGGAGGAGCAACGCGAAGCGATCATGCAGACGTACCTGCGGGACCGCACAGTTAATGACGTGGCCGAGACACTGGGCGTTCCGCCAGGTACCGTCAAGTCGAGGCTGTACCACGCGGTCCGTGCACTGAGGCGCGCGCTGCGCGATCGGGGGTGA
- a CDS encoding DUF4142 domain-containing protein — protein sequence MKRFLASLVLLVPTLLLAGQSVALAQPGSQPLTEIDCELLVKVKLAGLWEMPAGEMAQSRSEDPKVQEVGRTLKTDHAMLDQAVGQVAAPYACPLPNEPNDAQKSWLTEMATSTGAQFDSVWAMRLRSAHGMIFPLIAKVRAATTDTEIRKFATTANTVVMKHMTILESTNNVDYANLADATPLTLSSDSEGTDMVVAVTLVPLMVALTVFLLWLASSRNRRRKQLAAPGRDDDEDDDDSDRRGRGNGGGGKRPRLFVDKEFAR from the coding sequence GTGAAACGATTCCTCGCGTCGTTGGTGCTCCTGGTGCCCACGCTGTTACTGGCAGGCCAATCCGTTGCGCTCGCACAGCCGGGATCACAGCCGCTGACCGAGATCGACTGCGAACTGCTCGTCAAGGTGAAGCTGGCGGGCCTGTGGGAGATGCCCGCGGGCGAGATGGCCCAGTCCCGCTCGGAGGACCCGAAGGTGCAGGAGGTCGGCCGCACCCTCAAGACCGACCACGCGATGCTCGACCAGGCAGTGGGCCAGGTCGCGGCGCCGTACGCGTGCCCCTTGCCCAACGAGCCCAACGACGCGCAGAAGAGCTGGCTCACGGAGATGGCCACGTCGACCGGGGCCCAGTTTGACTCCGTATGGGCGATGCGGTTGCGCTCCGCGCACGGGATGATCTTCCCGCTGATCGCCAAGGTCCGGGCAGCCACGACCGACACGGAGATCCGCAAGTTCGCCACGACGGCGAACACGGTCGTCATGAAGCACATGACGATCCTCGAGAGCACGAACAACGTCGACTACGCCAACCTGGCGGACGCGACCCCGCTGACGTTGTCATCGGATTCCGAGGGCACCGACATGGTCGTCGCGGTCACGTTGGTGCCGTTGATGGTCGCGCTGACGGTGTTCCTGCTGTGGCTGGCTTCCAGCCGCAACCGCCGTCGCAAGCAGCTGGCCGCGCCCGGCCGTGACGACGACGAGGACGACGACGACAGCGACCGCCGCGGTCGCGGCAACGGCGGCGGTGGCAAGCGGCCCAGGTTGTTCGTAGACAAGGAATTCGCACGGTGA
- a CDS encoding ferric reductase-like transmembrane domain-containing protein has product MTDAVTDVVVLAVGGPSDDGLRGVAAVSARAAYALMCLTICWGILTKTGWARRFGERKTLRAGHMVLATLTITFGIVHAMGFLFLAEGKFTLAQITLPLGEGVFFRYAIAIIGLELMIAIFVTAGLYRWTSYRRWQWVHRMAYAALALLVVHSILGAMANGHLAVLWLAGLTLLIPTVTLSILRFVPTRMLVQIGLVEEQV; this is encoded by the coding sequence GTGACGGACGCAGTGACTGACGTGGTGGTTCTCGCGGTCGGTGGCCCGTCGGACGACGGTCTGCGCGGAGTCGCGGCGGTGTCCGCACGCGCCGCCTACGCGCTGATGTGCTTGACGATCTGCTGGGGGATCCTCACGAAAACCGGCTGGGCACGAAGATTCGGCGAACGCAAGACCTTGCGCGCGGGGCATATGGTCCTCGCCACGCTGACGATCACGTTCGGCATCGTGCACGCGATGGGCTTCCTGTTCCTCGCCGAGGGCAAGTTCACGCTGGCCCAGATCACCCTGCCGCTGGGAGAGGGCGTTTTCTTCCGCTACGCGATCGCCATCATCGGGCTGGAACTGATGATCGCGATCTTCGTCACCGCCGGACTGTACCGCTGGACTTCCTACCGCCGCTGGCAGTGGGTACACCGAATGGCGTACGCGGCACTCGCTCTTCTGGTGGTGCACTCGATACTCGGCGCGATGGCCAACGGACACCTCGCGGTACTGTGGCTCGCCGGACTGACATTGCTCATCCCGACAGTGACTCTTTCGATCCTGCGGTTCGTTCCCACGCGGATGCTCGTCCAGATCGGTCTGGTTGAGGAGCAGGTATGA
- a CDS encoding ferredoxin: MRGRRLRVKVDNDRCERYAICQMEAPDLFELSPDGRLFYTKRPEEDQVEQAAAAARCCPMQAIKVDRV; encoded by the coding sequence ATGAGAGGCCGTCGGCTTCGGGTCAAAGTGGACAACGACCGCTGCGAGCGGTACGCGATCTGCCAGATGGAGGCGCCGGACCTGTTTGAGCTGAGCCCCGACGGGCGGCTTTTCTACACGAAGAGACCGGAAGAGGATCAGGTCGAGCAGGCGGCCGCAGCCGCGCGCTGCTGCCCCATGCAGGCCATCAAGGTGGACAGGGTTTAG
- a CDS encoding NAD(P)/FAD-dependent oxidoreductase, with amino-acid sequence MTDFERIVIVGAGVAGLRAAERLRELDYDGELVIIGDEARWPYHRPLVSKDLLAGSDRPADLTLQRHIDTGARWRLGTRAERLETQRKVVHLPGGEEIKYDGLIIATGVEPRHLKGVPRHSPRVHTLRTVDEALAVKKVIARSDLPIVVLGTGYIGCDVAASARKMGRDVTMVGRSRFPLRNLGNDVAAAVEKLHRKHRARMAMGTDIRNWICADDSVAMHTTDGQLLVAGAVIMAVGSIPSVEWMRGSGLVLEDGVLCESTLFAAGAQDVVVAGDCGRWPNLRFDDTPRRVEHWINAVEMGRHAAENLLMGREKAAPFMPIPRVWSGQYGVRLQISGIPSLGTDTVHLADGPAGTPGITGYVRNGKLVGVCGWDAPRAMIKWTEKLREELPVPTETKPRRPVAPKPVKSPMPAPATEPVAAQDVTVAQSVRPPMPPARQNTLAEMPTQVPGAQPPIPAMAAAGAAQLSAQMSAPAMQPVARPPAQPRNGRPPMTGRDMPPVPPPPHRQPAVPPVASRRPMPAMPRATERPAPMPAAPMSSGQMPAAAMSSGQMPSGRVAPPTGRHSAPPPSMRDVRPVEQPSGRHAKPDPRDMPLFGLDPGPLTEPVPPVRSEPFLPPTSAIPNLTAPNLSMSNMSVPNIEVPDTPAAAMRPAPPPSRQRRTGRPERDRKPLPPVPPMQGNQHPSFPNMQPVPRPGSEPLMEHPSFPSMRPVQRPPMPLMEHPSFPSMQPVARPGMEHPSFPSMHPVARPGAEDSRFPSGGAVRGFG; translated from the coding sequence ATGACCGACTTCGAACGCATCGTCATCGTCGGCGCGGGGGTGGCCGGCCTGAGAGCCGCGGAACGCCTGCGCGAACTCGACTACGACGGTGAGCTTGTGATCATCGGTGACGAGGCACGCTGGCCGTACCACCGGCCGTTGGTGTCAAAGGACTTGCTCGCCGGAAGCGACCGGCCCGCCGACCTCACCCTGCAGCGCCACATCGACACCGGCGCCCGCTGGCGACTGGGTACCCGGGCGGAACGGCTTGAAACACAGCGGAAAGTCGTGCACCTGCCCGGTGGCGAGGAGATCAAGTACGACGGCCTGATCATCGCGACGGGCGTCGAACCGCGACACCTCAAAGGAGTGCCGCGGCACAGCCCGCGCGTGCACACACTGCGCACAGTGGACGAAGCGCTGGCGGTCAAGAAAGTCATCGCCCGCAGCGACTTGCCGATCGTGGTCCTCGGCACGGGGTACATCGGCTGCGACGTCGCCGCGAGCGCCCGCAAGATGGGCCGTGACGTGACGATGGTCGGCCGCTCCCGCTTCCCGCTGCGCAACCTGGGCAACGACGTGGCCGCCGCGGTGGAGAAACTGCACCGCAAGCACCGGGCGCGGATGGCGATGGGCACCGACATCCGCAACTGGATCTGTGCCGACGACTCCGTGGCGATGCACACCACCGACGGCCAGCTTCTCGTTGCCGGCGCGGTGATCATGGCCGTCGGGTCGATCCCGTCGGTGGAGTGGATGCGCGGTTCCGGTCTCGTGCTCGAGGACGGCGTGCTGTGCGAGTCCACGCTGTTCGCCGCGGGCGCGCAGGACGTCGTCGTCGCGGGTGACTGCGGCCGGTGGCCGAACCTGCGGTTCGACGACACGCCCCGCCGCGTCGAGCACTGGATCAACGCTGTCGAGATGGGACGGCACGCGGCCGAGAACTTGTTGATGGGCAGGGAAAAAGCCGCACCGTTCATGCCGATCCCGCGAGTGTGGTCCGGCCAGTACGGTGTGCGCCTGCAGATCTCGGGCATCCCGTCGCTCGGCACCGACACCGTGCACCTGGCCGACGGCCCCGCCGGGACGCCGGGCATCACCGGGTACGTGCGCAACGGCAAGCTGGTCGGCGTGTGCGGCTGGGACGCGCCGCGCGCGATGATCAAGTGGACCGAGAAGCTGCGCGAGGAACTGCCCGTTCCCACCGAGACCAAGCCGCGCCGCCCGGTCGCGCCGAAGCCGGTCAAGTCCCCGATGCCCGCACCGGCTACCGAACCCGTGGCCGCGCAGGACGTGACCGTGGCGCAGTCGGTCCGGCCGCCGATGCCGCCCGCCCGGCAGAACACGCTTGCCGAGATGCCGACGCAGGTCCCCGGCGCGCAGCCGCCGATCCCGGCGATGGCCGCGGCCGGCGCGGCGCAGTTGTCGGCACAGATGTCGGCGCCCGCGATGCAGCCGGTTGCCCGTCCGCCGGCGCAGCCGCGCAACGGCAGGCCGCCGATGACGGGTCGCGACATGCCACCGGTGCCACCGCCTCCGCACAGGCAGCCGGCGGTGCCGCCGGTCGCGTCGCGGCGGCCGATGCCCGCGATGCCGCGTGCCACCGAACGGCCCGCGCCAATGCCCGCCGCACCGATGTCCTCCGGGCAGATGCCAGCTGCCGCGATGTCTTCCGGGCAGATGCCGTCGGGCCGGGTGGCGCCGCCGACCGGCAGGCACTCGGCGCCACCGCCGTCCATGCGTGACGTGCGGCCGGTGGAACAGCCGTCGGGCAGGCACGCCAAGCCGGACCCGCGGGACATGCCGTTGTTCGGCCTCGATCCCGGCCCGTTGACCGAGCCGGTGCCTCCGGTGCGGTCGGAGCCGTTCCTGCCGCCGACGTCGGCGATTCCGAACCTGACGGCACCGAACCTGTCGATGTCGAACATGTCCGTCCCGAACATCGAGGTGCCGGACACCCCGGCGGCGGCCATGCGCCCGGCGCCGCCGCCGTCCCGGCAGCGCCGGACCGGGCGGCCGGAACGCGACCGCAAACCGCTTCCGCCCGTGCCGCCGATGCAGGGCAACCAGCACCCGTCGTTCCCGAACATGCAGCCGGTGCCCCGTCCGGGCAGCGAGCCGTTGATGGAGCATCCGTCGTTCCCGTCGATGCGCCCGGTCCAACGGCCGCCGATGCCGTTGATGGAACACCCGTCGTTCCCGTCGATGCAGCCGGTCGCGCGCCCCGGCATGGAACACCCGTCGTTCCCGTCGATGCACCCCGTTGCGCGGCCCGGCGCAGAAGACAGCCGCTTCCCATCAGGCGGAGCGGTCCGAGGGTTCGGCTAG
- a CDS encoding response regulator, which yields MIRLLIVDDHPVVRDGLRATFTGEPDIEVIGEAGDGRQAVEMVAQHGADVVLMDLRMPELDGVRAIRRLRETAPDTRVLVLTTFDTDSDVLPAIEAGATGYLLKDASTEELLKAVRAAHRGQSVLSPSVANRLIGQVRKPQRGTLSPRELDVLKLVAEGATNREAASKLFISEASIKTHLLHIYAKLDVRDRAAAVGEAYRRGLFD from the coding sequence GTGATCCGGTTGCTGATCGTCGACGACCACCCGGTTGTCCGGGACGGGCTGCGTGCCACGTTCACCGGCGAGCCGGACATCGAGGTGATCGGCGAAGCGGGCGACGGGCGGCAGGCTGTCGAGATGGTGGCCCAGCACGGCGCCGACGTGGTCCTGATGGACCTGCGGATGCCTGAGCTGGACGGGGTGCGTGCCATCCGCAGGCTCCGGGAAACCGCGCCGGACACCCGCGTCCTCGTGCTCACCACGTTCGACACCGACAGCGACGTGCTGCCCGCGATCGAAGCGGGCGCCACGGGTTACCTGCTCAAAGACGCGTCCACCGAGGAGCTGCTCAAAGCGGTGCGCGCGGCCCACCGGGGCCAGTCGGTGTTGTCGCCGTCAGTGGCCAACCGGCTGATCGGCCAGGTGCGTAAGCCACAACGCGGCACGCTCAGCCCGCGGGAGCTGGACGTGCTGAAGCTGGTCGCGGAAGGCGCCACCAACCGGGAAGCCGCGTCGAAGTTGTTCATCAGCGAGGCCAGCATCAAGACCCACCTGCTGCACATCTACGCCAAGCTCGACGTGCGTGACCGGGCCGCCGCTGTCGGCGAGGCGTATCGGCGTGGCCTGTTCGACTGA